A segment of the Triticum urartu cultivar G1812 chromosome 1, Tu2.1, whole genome shotgun sequence genome:
tggttttactcgtagcttgacctatctgagtgtgccctgagaaagagatatgtgcagctcctatcgggatttgttggcacattcgggcggtgttgctggtcttgttttaacctgtcgaagtgtcttgaagaaccgagataccgagcctgatcggaatgtcttgggaggaggtctattccttcgttgaccgtgagagcttgtcatgggctaagttgggactcccctgcagggatttgaactttcgaaagccgtgcccgcggttatgggcagatgggaatttgttaatgtccggttgtagataacttgaaccttaacttaattaaaatgaatcaactgagtgtgttaccgtgatggcctcttctcggcggagtccgggaagtgaacacggtgttggagtaatgtttgcgcaggttgtcctctagtttctcgctcgcgctttgcctcctcttctcgctctctcttgcgaacaggatagccaccatatttgctagtcgcttgctgcagctccacatattataCCTTtgcttacctataagcttaaatagtcttgatcgcgagagtacgagattgctgagtccctgtggctcacagttactattacaccagatgcagggcccgatgattccactccaggtgacgcgattgagctcaagtgggagttcgacgaagactctcaacgttactatgtttcctttcctgatgatcagtagtggtgcccggttgggggtgatcgggaccgtgtcgcatgttgggttctcttttattttggcaccgtagtcgggccatgagtgtttggttgatgtaatgttgtttatgtacttgattgacatggcgagtgtaagccaactatgttatctccccttttattatcatattacatgggatgttgtgaagattgcctaacttgcgacatatgccttcaatgtgattatgcctctaagtcgtgcctcgacacgtgggagatatagtcgcatcgagggtgttacacgcGTCACTCGGCCCATTGGTTGCCCCGTCGCCTGGCCCATCATCAGCGCCCGCGCCGGCCTCCCTGGGCCCATCGCCGGTCACCTCACCGCTTGCTTCTACGCCGTCCTCGGTGCAGGAGGTTGCTGCTCCCTCCTTGCCGTCCAACCAGCTCGCGTCGCCTTCTGTTGAGGGCAGCCATGTCCCCTCGACCGCGATGCCTCCAGCTGCCCCGAGTCACACCATGGTCGCGCGTACCCGAGATCATACTCGTCGTGCGCTTGTCCCAACTGATGGAACTATCCGCTACGACCCTCGCCGCCGTGCTTTTCACGTTTTGCCTGTCTCTCACCGTGATGCCCTCCGTGAGCATGCTTGGCGCACCGCGATGCTGGATGAGCTCGACGCCCTTCGTCGCAACAGGACTTGGGTTCTTGTGCCTCGTCTGCGTGGTGTTAATGTCGTTGGGAGCAAGTGGATTTTCAAGACTAAGCATCATTCGGATGGCTTCACACAGCAGCTTGGCATTGACTATGCTGATACGTTTAGTCCGGTTGTCAAGCCGGCCACCGTTCAACTGGTTCTTGCTCTTGCTGTGTCTCGCGGCTGGATCCTCCGACAGATTGATGTCAGCAACGCTTTCCTTCATGGTTACTTGTCTGAGGATGTCTACATGCAGCAGCCACCAGGTTTTGAGGACGCTCGGTATCTCTCTCATGTGTGCAAGTTGCAGCGGGCTCTCTATGGACTTAAACAGTCTCCTCGTGCCTGGTATGCTCGGCTCAGTTCCCATCTTCTCCAGTTGGGTTTTGTTCCCTCCCGAGCCGACGCCTCTCTGTTCTTCTTCCGCCATCGGGATGTTCAGATCTATATGCTTGtctacgtggatgatatcgttaTTGCTGGATCTTCTCCCCGTGCAGTTGACGGTCTTGTTCATTCACTTGCGGCCACCTTTCCTATCAAGGATCTTGGGCCGTTGGAGTACTTTCTTGGCTTGGAAGCGTCATACAATTCAGGGGGGATGACCTTGACACAACGGAAGTATGCCATGGATCTTTTACACCGAGTGGACATGGAGAATTGTAAGCCCACTTCCACACCGTTGTCTACCTCCGACCAGCTCGCGCGGGTGTCTGGACAGCCTCTTGGTGCCGATGATTCTTTCCGGTATCGCAGTATCGTTGGTGGATTGCAGTATTTGACTCTCACTCGCCCAGATATTTCATTTGCAGTGAACAAGGTATGCCGGTTTCTCTCACAGCCCACTGATGTTCATTGGGAAGCTGTTAAGCGCATTCTGCACTATGTAAAGGGAACATTGCAAACTGGACTGAAGTTTCGGAAGGCTGTCTCCACCAGCATTAGTATTTTCACTCACGCAGACTGGGCTGGGTGTCCTGATGATCGACGATCCACTGGAGGCTTTGCCATCTTTGTTGGCCCCAATCTCATCTCCTGGAGTTCTAAGAAGCAACAGACGGTGTCGAGATCTAGTACGAAGGCCGAGTACAAAGCTTTGGCAAATGGAGCTGCTGAGGCCATCTGGGTAGAATCACTACTCAAGGAGCTTGGTGTTCCCCAGCAGCGTGTTCCTGTTCTATGGTGTGATAATTTAGGAGCCACATATCTGACTGCCAACCCAGTTTTTCATGCACGCACCAAGCACATTGAGATTGATTTCCACTTTGTGCGTGAGCGTGTTGCTTCTGGAGCTCTTGAGGTCAGGTTCATTTCTTCTAATGATCAGCTGGCTGATGTATTTACCAAGCCAGCCACTCGACAGATGCTAGACCGATTTAGTACCAATCTAAACCTTATGCAGAGTAGAAGTTCAGATTGAGGGGGTATGTTAAAATAGGTCTAGCGTGTCATGTACACGTATTATGTACGTATATAACTTGTATATGCTGATCATTATATATAAAAAGACGTGGAGAGGCTTTGCCCCACGGGAAATCCTAAACCTATTCTCAAACTGCTAGTGCACCCAGAAATGAACGGATCTTTTGCAATATGAGATTGAGCGATTGCTTGCTCCTGTGTAAACGCCTCTCCTCTCCTTTTGAATGCACAGTACACAGGTAACCAATAAAACAAAAAAGCGAAAGCTAAAGCGACAAAAAGCAAAAGCATCAAGGGGAATAACCGAAGAAGGCACCGTGAAGAAAAGAAAAAGGCGGGAAGCGAACCGCCGGTCTATCTCCCGAGGTCGCCTTCTTCTAGCGGAGCATGGCACAGCAGCAGCAGCCTGACGCGCCGCCACTTGGTTTCTTCGAGCGGATATCCACCTGTGACGTGTCCTTAAGGAAGCGGCAGCAGCGCGACAGCGCCGCCATGGCCTCCTCCGACCCTGCGCTGCCTCCTCCGCTTCTTTTGCTGCCACCACCGGTGCCGGAGCAGGCGCTCGTCCCACCGCCGGCCAGAGCCAACCCGAGGCCCACGGTGTTGGACGGCGTCCTGAGTCTGCTCAGGTCCGGGGAGTCGTTCATTCGCGGAGCCTTCCGGGGCAACTCCCGACGTGCGTCTCCTCCAGGGCCGCCGACGtctcagcagcagcagcagccgccgcagcagcagcatcaccgcaACCATCCTGTATAACTTTTATAATGCCGTACTGTGATTCACCAACACGACCGAGCATCTTGTAGTCTCACTGGCGTTGCCTTTGGCTTTGGCTGCAGGGTGAAATCATGAAGCGGCTGCAGCGCGAGACGTTCCCTGATGTGATGAGGCTCATGGACAAGCACGAGCAGATCGACCGCATCCTTTCCATGTGCAGGAGCGGCAAGGGGTTCCACTTCCCGGAGCTCCCGGTCCGGGCGAAGGTCGTGCTTGACGCGGTCGGGGCGCTACTCCTCGTCGACGACGAAGAGTTCGACCAGGCCAGGGAGATCCTCGGCGAAGCGGGGAACAGGACGGGCCTCAACTCCAGGTTCGTGCTGGAGTCCAAGACCAGGGGCAGCGACACCATTGCAGCAGAGTTCTCCACCAGGCTCGGGATAGGCGCGAGCGTCAGGGAAGAAGACACCGAGAGGAGGCCTCTGGAGCTGACCAGGTTGCAGTACTGCGCCCACGTCAACCACTGGCTGTCCATCATCCTGGTTCCCTTCGGAGCTCAATGCAACGGCTTCCTGCACGGCAGGAGCTTGATCCAGGTAACGTCTCCCATGTCCAGCATCTGGCCAGAGATCTTTTTTTTCCACTGGCGCATCTCGGCGAGTTAATCCGGTTGAGGTTTTCTTGTCAGAATCTCCGGAGCCAGGCCTCTCTCGACGGTCCGCCTTCGTTCTCGGAACAACACAACTGTGCCGCTGGTTTCAGTATGAGGGGGTCCAACTTCACCGTGTCGCTCGCCGAGCTTGTCTTCGGTTCAGGGGCACAGGACGGCGATCATGGGGTGGCTAACCGCATGACAACGTTTGGGCAGCTGCGCTACGAACCGGCCCAAGATGTCAAGCTCAGCTTGTCGGGGCTATGGCAGATCCGCCCGCTGTTGTCCCGGTTCAACAACCTCGGGACGCTTGCCATTCCCTTTGGCAGCCTAAAACCACAAAGGAGCACTCCTCCGGACATTCTTCTTGCTCCCATGCCGAGGACAGACCCTGCGTCACAAGGACCGGGGCCCAGGCCTGCGCAGTCAATCGCTGCTGCGATGGTGGAGTGTGAGCTGTTTGAAGCCATGAGAGCACAAGGCTGGGTTGAGATGGAAGGGTGGTGCGGGCGTGGGCCGGTGCGGTGGGGCTGCTGCCTGTCCGACACCCCTGAGCATGAGCTGGGATGGGGAGTGAGGATGGGCGGCACGGCGGAGGGGGATACGCACTGCCCGCACCTGGAAGGATTCCTCAGCTTCAACCTCGGCAGGGGCGGCAAGCTGCAGCCCGGCCTGGTGTATGTCATGGAGGGGGAGAAGCGGACTCCGGCGTTGGTCCTGCGGTCGACCTGGTTCATGTGATGATCACCTGCAGCTTCTTCACAATGCATGATTTATGTTCTCTCTTCTTCCCTGCAACTGCAGCTATTCTTGTTTGACTGCTCAGCAGCTGACTGGAAATCTTGCTAGTTCGTGGCACAGAAATGTTTGAGCTGTGAAATTGCTCCTATGGAATTGCGTAGCACAATGGTATTAGAAAGCTTAATGCCATAAGCCACCCAAAAAAAAACAGAATGGAAAGATGCTAGTACCTGATGTATCTTCTATGCATCTCTTGCAAGTTAGAACATGAATGTCCTTCGCAGGCAACAGCCATATATTAATATGAAAATTCTATACATGCCTACAAGATAATacaaactactccctccgttcggaattacttgtctcggatatggatgtatctagaactaaaatacatctagatacatccatttctgcgacaagtaattcggaacggagggaatAGATAGAATAGTTTACCAAGTTTCAAATGGCCAAAACTATATTAAATTAAACACTATACAAGCACCAAGTCTAGTTTGTATATACTGCATTTTCCCCTGTTACAAAGCCTTGCTCAAAAACCACAAACATTTCTCAACAGACAGGAGACATTTACACAAAAAAACATGCATCATATGTTACAAGCTTAATTTGTACCCTAGTCTGCAGTtttctccaacttatctataaacTCAAGGTGATAATTTCTGCTCAGACCAAACAACTGTGTCCTACTCTACAGAATTAATTGTGTACAACACACAGGTTCCCAATACGTAGATAAGGCCAAGCATGGCAACACCAACAATAAAATGTAACCAAACAGGTTATCCAAGATACGATCCAGCAACAACTTAACTGCAAAAAATGTGCAATTGGCGAATAGTATAACTTAATTGAACACAGGTTGCCATTAAGGTTCTGCCGATTCAACCATTTCGAAACCATCCATCCACACATCCACAATTCACACCAAAACTCTGCTGTATACAATGATTAACTAACCCATACGGTGCTTCTCAGTTTTCTATTTTCACCGACTCAtccatctatctatctatctatcagACTACTTGGAACAGAACTGGAGGTAAGGACTTGTACTTGAAACCAAGAATAGCAGCATAGACAAAAGATAGATCAACCATCATCTTTTAGTTCTCAAAGGCCCATGCATTCTCCTTCCTGACTTCAGCCTCCTGCTCTGGTGTGTAGTCGTTCTCGATCTCAAAGATTTCACGGATCTCCTCTGACTTTTTCCCCCTCATCTTGTCAGCCACAGCCGAGGTGCCCAGGTCCAGCAGATCCTCAATGTTCAAGTAGTTTGCGGCCTGCACAAACCCCAATCA
Coding sequences within it:
- the LOC125554004 gene encoding uncharacterized protein LOC125554004 encodes the protein MAQQQQPDAPPLGFFERISTCDVSLRKRQQRDSAAMASSDPALPPPLLLLPPPVPEQALVPPPARANPRPTVLDGVLSLLRSGESFIRGAFRGNSRRASPPGPPTSQQQQQPPQQQHHRNHPGEIMKRLQRETFPDVMRLMDKHEQIDRILSMCRSGKGFHFPELPVRAKVVLDAVGALLLVDDEEFDQAREILGEAGNRTGLNSRFVLESKTRGSDTIAAEFSTRLGIGASVREEDTERRPLELTRLQYCAHVNHWLSIILVPFGAQCNGFLHGRSLIQNLRSQASLDGPPSFSEQHNCAAGFSMRGSNFTVSLAELVFGSGAQDGDHGVANRMTTFGQLRYEPAQDVKLSLSGLWQIRPLLSRFNNLGTLAIPFGSLKPQRSTPPDILLAPMPRTDPASQGPGPRPAQSIAAAMVECELFEAMRAQGWVEMEGWCGRGPVRWGCCLSDTPEHELGWGVRMGGTAEGDTHCPHLEGFLSFNLGRGGKLQPGLVYVMEGEKRTPALVLRSTWFM